One Festucalex cinctus isolate MCC-2025b chromosome 1, RoL_Fcin_1.0, whole genome shotgun sequence genomic region harbors:
- the LOC144008917 gene encoding somatostatin-1-like produces the protein MVHYFCIVALFCLVVPAVGMPGSELKDLQLGEDLPWLTPIHHKQELTDKQNVMRLLYKLFKRENEIVAEKPGETMEVEGNEKEEGPERRASPAVRRAGCRIFFWKSWTAC, from the exons ATGGTGCACTACTTTTGCATTGTGGCACTTTTTTGTTTGGTAGTGCCTGCAGTGGGGATGCCAGGAAGCGAATTGAAAGATCTGCAACTTGGCGAAGACCTTCCATGGCTCACACCAATTCATCACAAACAG gagCTGACAGACAAACAGAACGTGATGCGGCTGCTGTACAAACTCTTCAAGCGGGAAAACGAAATAGTCGCGGAAAAACCTGGAGAGACGATGGAGGTGGAGGGGAACGAGAAGGAAGAAGGACCGGAGAGGAGAGCGAGTCCTGCAGTTCGCAGAGCCGGATGCAGAATCTTCTTCTGGAAATCCTGGACTGCCTGCTAA